The proteins below are encoded in one region of Podarcis raffonei isolate rPodRaf1 chromosome 6, rPodRaf1.pri, whole genome shotgun sequence:
- the PKIG gene encoding cAMP-dependent protein kinase inhibitor gamma isoform X2, whose product MAEKKKVTLLKQCQKCLIDMNGDMLDAQGICLHCKAEEQQKNQKGKRDPASYNVNETMETEPAYSDFISCDRSGRRNAIPDLQGDAAALKLEKLASTMEDIAIAGDENQDSADATEKESGLTPKSEDGSPTL is encoded by the exons ATGGCCGAGAAAAAAAAGGTAACCTTACTCAAACAATGCCAGAAATGCCTCATCGACATGAATGGAGACATGTTAGATGCACAGGGTATATGTCTTCACTGCAAAGCTGAGGAGCAGCAAAAGAATCAGAAAGGCAAGAG GGATCCTGCCTCATACAATGTGAATGAGACGATGGAGACCGAGCCTGCCTATTCTGACTTCATCAGCTGTGACCGGAGCGGCCGGAGAAACGCAATACCCGACCTTCAAGGAGACGCAGCTGCTCTTAAACTGGAGAAACTGGCAAGCACCATGGAGGATATCGCTATTGCAGGGGATG AAAACCAAGATTCGGCCGATGCTACTGAGAAGGAATCTGGACTGACTCCTAAGAGCGAAGACGGCAGCCCGACCTTGTGA
- the PKIG gene encoding cAMP-dependent protein kinase inhibitor gamma isoform X1 yields MLFPIPLRCSKSRTVEPASLTFGMAEKKKVTLLKQCQKCLIDMNGDMLDAQGICLHCKAEEQQKNQKGKRDPASYNVNETMETEPAYSDFISCDRSGRRNAIPDLQGDAAALKLEKLASTMEDIAIAGDENQDSADATEKESGLTPKSEDGSPTL; encoded by the exons ATGCTTTTCCCAATTCCCCTTCGCTGTAGTAAGTCCAGGACTGTTGAGCCTGCCAGTTTAACATTTGGAATGGCCGAGAAAAAAAAGGTAACCTTACTCAAACAATGCCAGAAATGCCTCATCGACATGAATGGAGACATGTTAGATGCACAGGGTATATGTCTTCACTGCAAAGCTGAGGAGCAGCAAAAGAATCAGAAAGGCAAGAG GGATCCTGCCTCATACAATGTGAATGAGACGATGGAGACCGAGCCTGCCTATTCTGACTTCATCAGCTGTGACCGGAGCGGCCGGAGAAACGCAATACCCGACCTTCAAGGAGACGCAGCTGCTCTTAAACTGGAGAAACTGGCAAGCACCATGGAGGATATCGCTATTGCAGGGGATG AAAACCAAGATTCGGCCGATGCTACTGAGAAGGAATCTGGACTGACTCCTAAGAGCGAAGACGGCAGCCCGACCTTGTGA